A window of the Gemmatimonadota bacterium genome harbors these coding sequences:
- a CDS encoding PqqD family protein: MIGSLRPAPGVYCVLEEGRAVLLHSTRGEYFGLNAVGARVWAAIQAADRPSEADSSELLEELTADYQIGREQLEEDILKFLRHLVDNQLVRSRA, from the coding sequence ATGATCGGCTCCCTGAGGCCGGCCCCGGGCGTGTACTGTGTGTTGGAGGAGGGGCGCGCGGTCCTGCTGCACTCGACTCGGGGGGAGTACTTCGGACTAAACGCGGTGGGGGCGCGGGTTTGGGCGGCGATCCAGGCCGCCGATCGTCCTTCGGAAGCGGACTCGTCGGAGCTCCTTGAGGAACTCACGGCGGACTACCAGATCGGCCGTGAGCAGCTGGAAGAGGACATCCTGAAGTTCCTCAGGCACCTCGTGGACAACCAGCTCGTTCGGTCCCGTGCCTAA